One Streptomyces sp. R28 DNA window includes the following coding sequences:
- a CDS encoding AraC family transcriptional regulator — protein MAPHAAARQEVTAWRPSVPGVTEVFHAHFTEYAYPMHVHEAWTLLIVDDGAVRYDLDRHEHGTPHDTVSLLPPHVPHNGSPATPHGFRKRVLYLDSTRLGEDLIGPAVDSPDLRDPVLRLRVGQLHAALAHAGDELEADSRLTLIGDRLRAHLRPRALTDIPRRDPALARRLRELLDERVVHGIALDEAAALVQAHPAHLVRSFSTAYGIAPHQYLMSRRVDRARRLLLEGRSPADVATATGFYDQSHLTRHFRKLVGVPPGRYRSSAR, from the coding sequence ATGGCGCCCCACGCAGCGGCTCGGCAGGAAGTGACCGCGTGGCGCCCCTCCGTCCCGGGCGTCACCGAGGTCTTCCACGCGCACTTCACCGAGTACGCGTACCCGATGCACGTCCACGAGGCCTGGACGCTGCTCATCGTCGACGACGGCGCCGTACGGTACGACCTCGACCGGCACGAGCACGGCACCCCGCACGACACGGTGTCCCTCCTCCCGCCGCACGTCCCCCACAACGGCTCCCCCGCCACCCCGCACGGCTTCCGCAAGCGCGTCCTGTACCTGGACAGCACCCGACTGGGCGAGGACCTGATCGGCCCGGCGGTGGACTCCCCCGACCTGCGGGACCCGGTACTGCGGCTGCGCGTCGGTCAGCTGCACGCCGCCCTCGCGCACGCCGGCGACGAACTGGAAGCGGACAGCAGGCTCACCCTCATCGGCGACCGGTTGCGCGCGCACCTGCGCCCCAGGGCACTGACCGACATCCCGCGCCGCGACCCCGCGCTCGCCCGCCGGCTCCGCGAACTCCTCGACGAACGCGTCGTCCACGGCATCGCCCTCGACGAGGCCGCCGCGCTCGTCCAGGCCCATCCCGCCCATCTCGTACGGTCGTTCAGCACGGCGTACGGCATCGCCCCGCACCAGTACCTGATGTCCCGCCGTGTCGACCGCGCCCGGCGACTGCTCCTGGAGGGCCGGTCGCCGGCCGACGTGGCCACCGCGACCGGCTTCTACGACCAGTCCCATCTCACCCGGCACTTCCGGAAGCTGGTGGGGGTGCCGCCGGGGCGCTATCGCAGCAGCGCACGCTGA
- a CDS encoding DUF2000 family protein, whose protein sequence is MSDTTHTTDEAPVRFDTKIAVLLREDLEPWQRLNVTAFLVSGLGTQVPEVIGEPYEDADGVAYLPMFRQPVLVFEGTKETLTAAHARVLSRALPRAVFTSDLFSTGNDRDNRAAVRAVGTGELDLVGVAVYGPRNAVDKVVKGARMHP, encoded by the coding sequence ATGAGCGATACGACCCATACGACTGATGAGGCCCCCGTCCGTTTCGACACGAAGATCGCCGTGCTGCTGCGCGAGGACCTGGAGCCCTGGCAGCGCCTGAACGTCACGGCCTTCCTGGTCAGCGGCCTGGGCACGCAGGTTCCCGAGGTGATCGGGGAGCCGTACGAGGACGCCGACGGGGTGGCCTACCTGCCGATGTTCCGGCAGCCGGTGCTGGTCTTCGAGGGGACGAAGGAGACGCTGACAGCTGCCCACGCGCGCGTGCTGTCCCGCGCCCTGCCGCGCGCGGTCTTCACCTCCGACCTGTTCTCGACGGGCAACGACCGGGACAACCGGGCGGCGGTGCGGGCTGTGGGGACGGGGGAGCTGGATCTGGTGGGGGTGGCGGTGTATGGGCCGAGGAACGCGGTGGACAAGGTGGTGAAGGGGGCGCGGATGCATCCGTGA